The Anaerotignum faecicola DNA segment CGACGGCGTGGGAATGATCTCCTGAACGGATATCTCCCTGCTGTCCTTGAACAGAGCGTTTTCGTATACGAGCGCGTGCTGAAAATCGCGGTATCCCGCACAGCCCAGTTTTCTGCAGAGTCTGATAATGGTCGCCGGCGACGCATAGGCCAAATCTGCAAACTCGTGTATACTCTTTCCAATCACCAGATCCGGATGGTTCAGGATGATTGTTACCGCATTCTTTTCCGCTGCGCTTGCCTTGACCTGGTAGTCTTTCAGGCGCAGCA contains these protein-coding regions:
- a CDS encoding MurR/RpiR family transcriptional regulator, producing the protein MAAKGLLLRLKDYQVKASAAEKNAVTIILNHPDLVIGKSIHEFADLAYASPATIIRLCRKLGCAGYRDFQHALVYENALFKDSREISVQEIIPTPS